The Mucilaginibacter rubeus genomic interval GTGATGATCTCTATCCCGCTTTCATTGGCCATAGGTATTGTATTGCTGCAGCTTTTTGGCTTCAATCTTAACCAGTTAAGTATTGTAGGCCTGGTTGTAGCGTTGGGGCTTTTGGTTGATGATAGTATTGTGGTGGTCGAGAACATTGAGCGTTGGATGCTCGAAGGCCACAGCAGGCTTGAGGCTACCCTGAAAGCTACCGGGCAAATTGGTAAAGCCGTTGTAGGCTGTACGGTTATCCTGATCATCGCCTTTATGCCGCTGGTGTTTTTACCCGAAGGTTCCGGCGATTTCATTAGGTGCTTACCATTAGCCGTAATATTCTGTGTATTGGCATCAATGCTGGTATCCTTAACTTTTATCCCATTCTTATCAAGCCGTTTGCTGAAAAATCATACCGGTCACCCGGACGGCAACCTGATCATGCGTGGATTGAAAAAGTTGATTCACGGCAGTTATGCCCGTTTGTTAGATAAAGCATTACAGAAACCGTTTTTAACTATTGGCGTTGCGGTCGTACTGTTCACGGCTTCTGTTTATTTGTTTGGGGTGATTGGTTTTAGTTTGTTTCCATCCTCAGAGAAACCGCAATTCCTGATCAATATCACAACTCCCAATCAATCCAATTTGCCGTATACTGATACCATTACGCGGGAGATAGAAAAGCAGTTAAAACGGGAGCCGCTCATTAAATACTATGCTACCAATGTGGGCCATGGTAACCCGAGGATCTATTACAACGTAATTGCCGAAAACAACCGCAGCGATTTTGCGCAGCTGTTTGTGCAGCTTGATAATGATACCCGGCCCGACGAAAAGCTTGCCCTCATCCAGAAATTACAAAGCCGCTGGGCGCATTATCTCGGCGCTAAGGTTGAGGTGAAAAACTTTGAACAGGGGCCGCCGGTAGTTGCGCCGATAGAGGTGCGTTTGTTTGGAGATAACTTGGATACATTGCGTGCCTATTCGCTTAAAGTTGAAAAGCTGCTGCACCAAACTGCAGGCACTATGTATATAAATAACCCGGTAAGTTTGCTGAAAAGCGACATCCGCATAGCTGTAAACAAAGAAAAGGCACAGCAACTGGGTGTCAATTCCTTAGCTGTTGACCAAATTGCAAGACTGGCCGTTACCGGGCTTGACATGGGTACATACTATAATAATGATAATAAATACGGATATACCGTTTTACTTACACGGGTTAAAGAAGGTCGCCCAAGTATGGATGCTTTCCGCAATTTGTATGTGAACAATGCCCAGGGTAGCGCGCTGCCGCTTAACCAGGTGGCAAATCTGCAATTGGAAGCATCGCCGGCGGTTATTAATCACCAGGAAAAAAAGCGTGTAGTATCGGTACAGGCCAACGTACAAAAAAGCTTTTTGGTAAGCCGGGTGATTGATGATGTAACACAAAAAATGGATAAGCTAAAATTGCCGCCGGGATATAGCTATGAAATGGGCGGCGAGGTTGAATCAAGAAATAACTCCTTTGGCGGTTTCATGAGCATTATCCTGGTAACCGTGTTTGTATTTGTGGCTGTGCTGGTGTTATTATTTAAAACCTTTAAAAGTACGCTTATCATCCTTTCGGTTATTCCGCTTGGGGTGGTAGGGGCAGCCGTGGCGCTTTGGGTTACGGGTAATTCGCTTTCGTTCGTAGCTATTATAGGCTTGATAGCGCTTGCCGGTATCGAGGTTAAGAATACAATTTTGCTGGTTGACTTTACCAACCAGTTGCGGCAGCAGGGCCGAAGCCTGCAGGAAGCTATCCGCGAAGCGGGCGAGGTACGCTTTTTACCAATCGTGCTTACTTCTTTAACAGCTATCGGCGGTTTAATTCCGATAGCCATTTCAACCAATCCGTTAATATCTCCATTA includes:
- a CDS encoding efflux RND transporter permease subunit; translation: MKISDYAVKNSQFTLVIFIMIIALGITTMLNMPRSEDPEMHPPSFLVIVNYPGTSPRDIEDRVVTPLEKTIGGLDDIKRIRTTISNGVAVLRVEYKYSSNIDSKYQEIVREVNNKRSELPTDVAGIEIQKQQPTDVNVLQVALVSENAARSQLQHFAEKLQDELEKVSSLKQVSIYGLPGQQVRVELDLEKMAQMHLPVGAVVNSLHSEMASIPGGSIDAAHLTFNIKSNDYRTLDAVNSTVVYAANGKNILLKDIAHVYYGYGEEKHITRLNGHRCVFVVAAQKDGENINKTQADYSKVLTGFKKLLPANIDLVQNFDQADNVNRRLTGLSHDFIIAILLVAVTLMPLGFRPAVIVMISIPLSLAIGIVLLQLFGFNLNQLSIVGLVVALGLLVDDSIVVVENIERWMLEGHSRLEATLKATGQIGKAVVGCTVILIIAFMPLVFLPEGSGDFIRCLPLAVIFCVLASMLVSLTFIPFLSSRLLKNHTGHPDGNLIMRGLKKLIHGSYARLLDKALQKPFLTIGVAVVLFTASVYLFGVIGFSLFPSSEKPQFLINITTPNQSNLPYTDTITREIEKQLKREPLIKYYATNVGHGNPRIYYNVIAENNRSDFAQLFVQLDNDTRPDEKLALIQKLQSRWAHYLGAKVEVKNFEQGPPVVAPIEVRLFGDNLDTLRAYSLKVEKLLHQTAGTMYINNPVSLLKSDIRIAVNKEKAQQLGVNSLAVDQIARLAVTGLDMGTYYNNDNKYGYTVLLTRVKEGRPSMDAFRNLYVNNAQGSALPLNQVANLQLEASPAVINHQEKKRVVSVQANVQKSFLVSRVIDDVTQKMDKLKLPPGYSYEMGGEVESRNNSFGGFMSIILVTVFVFVAVLVLLFKTFKSTLIILSVIPLGVVGAAVALWVTGNSLSFVAIIGLIALAGIEVKNTILLVDFTNQLRQQGRSLQEAIREAGEVRFLPIVLTSLTAIGGLIPIAISTNPLISPLAIVLIGGLISSTLLSRIVTPIVYELIPPAITVDEQTAQ